From a region of the Phragmites australis chromosome 21, lpPhrAust1.1, whole genome shotgun sequence genome:
- the LOC133903859 gene encoding wall-associated receptor kinase 3-like, with protein sequence MAVFAIATLQLLQILAAAPVLSDTLASSPQGCASQCGNVSIPYPFGSGAGCHRDGFKLLCNETYHPPKLFLDNTGVLVLEISAQDGTMRIDGGILSLLAGNQTDDTVNLEWTVPLNGSLYTVSAENIFAVLGCGFRLMWTVPDPNGGDGTATTCYSNCTLGPPAIATDGTCSGVGCCYSGLFGYSNTFDIQYSTTERSHTMSSSLVVVDREWWSEKENVMAMQQAISAHSSSLGASGGVRRAVPGIEVSTVVNWVFSTSSCAADRNSSDYGCLSDNSECHDSSDTSGYICMCQRGYHGNPYIRHGCQDINECASPGEYSCFGECINLVGSYKCSCPRGTWGDPRKPSGCASTKRKFPGFVVVISICGGIAVPLIIIGALFVRRKLRGWKARKSREFFFKQNRGLLLQRLVDKDIAERMIFTLEELDKATNKFDEARKLGGGGHGTVYKGILSDQRVVAIKKSKIVIKREIDDFINEVAILSQVNHRNVVKLFGCCLETEVPLLVYEFISNGTLSDHLHVPTPLSLSWKERVRIALETARSLAYLHSAATISIVHRDIKSTNILLDERLIAKVSDFGASRGIPIDQTGVNTAVQGTFGYLDPEYYHTWRLTEKSDVYSFGVILVELLTRKKPSVRMSSPGASLTAEFILLVNQDKISEILDPQVIEEGGEEAKEVAAMAVMCLSLHGEDRPMMRQVETRLEALQTGAPGVGNSVGTDGPMLILNNPSLEQNNTNARENLSRRCSIEEEFLCSMSLPR encoded by the exons ATGGCTGTATTTGCCATAGCAACGCTGCAGTTGTTGCAGATTCTAGCAGCCGCACCCGTGCTTTCAGATACCTTAGCATCATCGCCCCAAGGCTGCGCCAGCCAATGCGGCAACGTAAGCATACCCTACCCGTTCGGCAGCGGCGCCGGGTGCCACCGCGACGGGTTCAAGCTGTTGTGCAACGAGACGTACCATCCCCCGAAGCTCTTCCTTGACAACACGGGAGTCCTGGTGCTGGAAATAAGTGCTCAGGACGGCACCATGCGCATTGACGGCGGCATACTCAGCTTGCTGGCGGGGAACCAAACCGACGACACCGTGAACCTGGAATGGACGGTGCCTCTCAACGGCAGCCTCTATACAGTGTCTGCGGAGAACATCTTTGCCGTTTTGGGGTGCGGGTTCCGTTTGATGTGGACCGTCCCGGACCCTAATGGAGGAGACGGAACTGCCACCACCTGTTATTCCAATTGCACGCTCGGTCCTCCTGCAATAGCCACCGATGGCACATGCTCTGGAGTCGGTTGCTGCTATTCAGGCTTGTTTGGTTACTCCAATACGTTTGACATTCAGTACTCCACGACTGAAAGAAGCCATACAATGAGCTCAAGCTTGGTCGTGGTCGACAGAGAATGGTGGAGTGAGAAAGAGAATGTCATGGCGATGCAGCAGGCGATTTCGGCGCACTCCTCCAGCCTCGGTGCCTCCGGAGGTGTGCGCCGCGCCGTACCTGGGATTGAAGTCAGCACCGTCGTCAATTGGGTGTTCAGTACGTCGTCATGCGCTGCAGATCGGAATTCTAGTGACTACGGTTGCCTCAGCGACAACAGCGAGTGCCATGACTCCAGCGATACATCAGGGTACATCTGCATGTGCCAGCGCGGGTACCATGGCAACCCTTACATACGACATGGATGCCAAG ATATCAACGAGTGTGCAAGTCCAGGAGAGTACTCGTGCTTTGGCGAATGCATTAATTTGGTAGGATCGTATAAGTGTTCCTGCCCGCGTGGTACCTGGGGTGACCCTCGTAAACCGAGTGGGTGTGCTTCAACAAAAAGGAAATTTCCAG GATTTGTTGTTGTGATATCGATATGCGGCGGCATAGCTGTCCCACTAATAATCATTGGTGCTCTATTTGTAAGACGAAAGCTTAGAGGTTGGAAAGCTAGGAAGTCGAGGGAATTCTTCTTCAAGCAAAACCGAGGATTGTTGTTGCAGCGGCTTGTGGACAAGGACATTGCCGAAAGGATGATCTTCACCTTAGAAGAACTTGACAAGGCAACAAATAAGTTCGACGAGGCTCGAAAACTTGGAGGTGGAGGCCACGGCACCGTCTACAAAGGCATTTTGTCTGATCAACGTGTTGTTGCCATCAAGAAGTCCAAAATTGTCATTAAGAGAGAGATAGATGATTTCATCAATGAGGTTGCCATCCTTTCTCAAGTAAACCATAGAAATGTGGTGAAGCTTTTTGGATGTTGTCTTGAGACAGAAGTTCCGTTGTTGGTCTACGAGTTCATTTCAAATGGAACTCTTTCCGATCATCTTCATGTTCCTACTCCGCTATCATTGTCATGGAAAGAGAGAGTAAGAATAGCCCTTGAAACTGCAAGATCTCTTGCTTATCTGCACTCTGCTGCTACAATATCGATAGTACATCGAGATATCAAGTCTACGAATATACTACTTGATGAACGACTCATAGCGAAAGTATCAGATTTTGGAGCCTCTCGGGGCATCCCCATTGATCAAACTGGAGTGAACACTGCTGTTCAAGGAACTTTTGGGTATTTGGATCCAGAGTACTACCACACATGGCGACTCACCGAGAAAAGTGATGTATACAGCTTTGGTGTAATACTTGTTGAGCTATTAACAAGGAAGAAACCATCTGTCCGCATGTCATCACCTGGAGCAAGTCTAACTGCAGAATTCATATTGCTAGTGAACCAAGACAAAATTTCCGAGATATTAGACCCACAAGTCATTGAGGAAGGGGGAGAAGAAGCCAAAGAAGTTGCAGCGATGGCGGTGATGTGCTTAAGCCTACATGGTGAAGATAGGCCCATGATGAGGCAAGTAGAGACGAGACTTGAAGCACTGCAAACTGGAGCACCCGGTGTTGGAAACAGTGTGGGAACTGATGGGCCTATGCTTATACTAAATAATCCTTCATTGGAACAGAACAATACCAATGCGAGAGAGAATTTGAGCAGGAGATGCAGTATTGAGGAGGAATTCTTGTGTTCAATGAGTTTGCCTCGGTGA